The nucleotide sequence AGGAGACGTGATTGGGTATTCTGCAAAACGTCTTTCTTTCTTCCAATATCCATGCCAAATCCGAAAAGCAGGAAAGCTAGTGCATAGGTTGTTACTAGGCTTACATAGCCTAGAAGAGAATCAGGGACTAGAAAGAAACCTACAAGAATCCCAACGAGAACAGAAGCCAAAACAAGCAAGGTTGTTGAACGCTCATCTCCAGCATCCTCCAACCTGTCATTGCTTTCTGACATTTCGAAAGAAACCACGGAGGCGAAAGCTTTGACAAATACTAGGCTTAGCGCGATGGTGAATATTGCAATAACTAATGCGGAGATTCCAATCGTTCCTAGACTACTCATTACAGTATTGTTTGCTCCGACTTGAGTGCCCATCGCTGCAAGAAGAAGAACGAGCCCTCCTGTTGTTATTTTGCTGGTGGCATTGTAGATTACTTGCGGCAGCTTACCAGAGTAGCCAAGTGCAAAGCCAAGAATGAGACAGGCCAGTACAAGTAGGATATTCATGCTAAATCACTCTGACATGCTGTCCGTGTGGAGCACTGCCTTTTGTATTGGGCTAATAACCTGTCGGTGTGTTTGTTGACGTATCGAAAACCTATTACACCTTCAGTTCAATATTCATCATACGCACAGAATTGAATTGACGATGAAAGGACGTAGAGGAAGAAGATCGGGACGACGAAGGAATCGTAGACCAAGGCGCTTATCTCGAATTGGGGTACAACGAGCTGCTTACCCATCCCGTACCGTAGTACAAACCCGTACAGATAGCACACAGATTCAGGAGCCCACTGTAGACACGTCAAAGTGTGTGGGTTGTGGCATATGTGCTGAGAACTGTCCTACTGGTGCAATAAGCATCGTTAACGGTAAGGCTCAGATTGATTATTCGAAATGCGAAAATTGTGGAGTCTGCATTAAAGTTTGCTCGCAAAATGCGATTAGCTGAATCTGGTTACCCCCTTATCATCTATCAAGCGAACATAGATTCCATGATCATCATTAGTATGAACCCGATGATGAGACCTGTTGTTGCAGTGCTTTCGTGTCCTGCAGAATGGCTTTCAGGGACCATTTCATCGCTTACGACGTAAATCATGGCTCCTGCTGCAAATCCCAATCCAAAGGGGATAAGCCCTGCAATTGATGAAACTAGAATCACCCCAATAACCGCTCCAACTGGTTCTGCTAGACCTGCAAGAATCGAGTAGATGAATGGCTTCGACCTCGATTCGCACTCGATAGTCAAAGGAGCACAGATGGCCATACCTTCTGGGATGTTATGTAATCCAATAGCCAGAGCTATGGCAAACCCGGTGGCAACATCGCCAGAACCAAAGGCAACACCTACTGCCAACCCCTCTGGAAAATTGTGAATGGCCATCGCAATAGCTGGTAACCAGGCACCGGATCTGGTCGTTTCTATGCCCTCGTGTCTCGAGTCATGAACATGTGGAATAGTATGGTCTGCTAGGAATAAGACAAGCGCTCCCATAGCAAATGATCCAGACACAATCCACACTCCTGCCATTTCAAGGGCAGGAACAAGAAGGCTGAGCATGACTACTGCAAGCATGACGCCTGCTGCAAACCCTACCCAGAAATCAAGATTTTTTCTGCTTGGTTTTCGTTTGGCTATAATTGGTAAAGCCCCTATTCCAGTAGCTAAGCCGGCGGCCATACTTATCAAAAGCGCGAGTTCTAGCATGCTAAATTCTAACTGCAAATGAATCAGTTGATTGAATCTCCATTCTACATAAGTTCGTTATGTTATCTCAGATTGCTTGCAATACATAATGGTAATCAACTCATCATCTTCCATCGGTCTGTAAATCAGCATTTCAGGAGTTAGCTGAATCACGAAGGAGACTAGGCTGCAAATGGGCCGGGAGTCATAATCAGATTCACTTCTTACCATACTATGGGGCACTACCTGATGTAGAGAATAGAAATCACTAGATTTGGCAGGGGGTCATTATTACCTTCATAACTGCGGTTGATGGTGTACTTGTACTCCTGGTTCTTGTAATATTTACCAAAGAACATGAGTCTGACCAGAGCAGAATCTTCTAACATACTCAGATATGGTTACAGAACTACTTCTGCAAAACGAATGTTGCATTCAGGGGTCATTTTGACGGAATTCTTTAAAAGGGCTACTCACCTAAGTCGTTGTTTGGAGATATGTCCCACTGGACAACCGGTTGGACATAAAGAAAGCAGGAATAGGCAATTGCCGCGTGAAGTTCCAATGATCCCACTAATTGCGATAGATCATGAAAATCCGGTGAGCACGTCACCTAATTTTGATTGATAATTGTATATTCATACATGGGTTGATAGAGACCGTTCATCTGGCGATTTCTCGTCGCTTTTGCCATCTTTCTAATCTCACAACAAAGCAGAAGGATGTATGGGATTGCCACGACCGTTCATATCGAAATGCCAACGCACTATGCTCATTCTTACTATTGTATTCACACTCATTTCTATGAGTTGTCTCAGCATTCCTGCAGTACCGAGAGAAAGGAGTACTGAATCAACGCCTGATGATTACAGCAAGTCTCGAATCGTGATATTTCACGATTCTAGTCAAACTCAAATCGCTCCCTATATATTTTCCATCCAGCAGATTCTGTTATCTTGCGGAATGGATTCGGAAAAGGCAAGTGTTGATAATCCCTTGGCTCTGGAATACGAGGTTGCATCAAGGCATTCAGGAATTTCAATCTACGCCCTTGAAAGCAGTATCGAGGGTATTCTTGTGGGTGGAGAGAAGATTTCTTGGGAGCGGATGGCCAACACTATTGAAAAGATTCCTGAGATACACCACGTTTTCGGCATTGGGAATGCGTATCTTATGGAAGACCATCTTAGTTCGGTTGATAACGTGTACTTCGAAGAATGCGATGTTGTAGATCTTCGATTAACAGTTCTATATGCGGCTTGGAGTACGGCCGAAATACTCTCCACTTCTGATAATCCTCAAGAGCGGGCAGCAAGTAAGGATCTCAGAAAAGTCGTACTGAAAGACGTCTGTGAGAATATCAACGAATTGATGTCCAGTAGCATTATGCCCCAAAACTATACGGGAGAAAAGATTTCCGAGGAACCGAACAATCCAAAGCTAAGGGAGACTTGGGCCCGTGAAATTCCACAATACTCCGAGAGCGGCGAATCTCTGAATCCTTTGATGCGTTTAGCTGCTGATAATGACAGTGAAGACTACATAAAGCTGAGAAAGATGAGCCCTGATAGTGGAATTGGGGGACCTATCGGGTGGCTAATCGAAGAGGTACTCTATGCACTCGTCGACGAAGGGCTTGATAGTCTTGAAATGCATGTTGATGCGGCCGCGCAAATTGTAAACTATGTATCGGATGTTGTTAACGAAACGAAGGCAAAAGTAGTGACATGGTTCGAAGGTAAGAACATCACTATTTCCGGCTATGATTTCAAGTCGGGTCTCCCTGAATTGCTTCCAAAAGAGATGTTTGAACTGTGGACACTGGGCGATTCTCTAATCAATGATGCATTCTACAAGGTTGATGATTGGGTTGGCGATTATGTAGAGCAGATTATCAATACCCCAGTGCAGACCAAACTCAAGGGTCTCACTCCAGTTTTCTTATTCAGACTTGGAACACCAATTAACTTGGGAAGCAACTTTGCAAGCTTTGGAGCTGTTCTCCGGGTAAAGCTCTTACCCGACTTTGAAGTGGATAAGGCCTTCTTTGAGGCGTTTATGAATCAAGCTATATTTGGATCAAAGAACTTGACCAAGATGTCTGATACCGAGACCGCTTTCATAGAGGTGCGCAAGTTCATCGATATCATTCCAGTTATGGACCTAGAAATGGGGATTTGTGCATTTCTGCCAATAGGCAACTCATGGACGGAAGGAATACTCGGAGATTTTGATATCCACTTCTTTGGGTCTGCGAGTATACAACTTGCTTTCCCACCAATTGATGCCTCGGGTACTGAGAGATCATTTATTGATGTTAGAGCATGGGCTCTCAAATTTGAGCTAGACGCAGAATACAGTCTTTCAGTAAAAGCATTCTTAGGTCCTGCATCCGTAGGTGGCGCAATTATAGGCACCATAATGGAATACGTTGAAGAACTTCTGAGTATGACTTTGACACTGACACTTTCTGTTATCTTCGAAATTAGTAAGAAGTACGCAGGCCAGGGATTACCAGCTAAATCAACAATTCTCGTAGATGTTGTGATTGGTGTTGTACTGAATATTCGTATTCTCGTAGCTGTTTTCAGGGGTTCTTTCCAAGTTGGAACAAGATTCGAACAGACTACCGGCGGAACGAATCAAAGTACAATGGCCCAGCTGGCAGATGAAGAGGGTCAGTTTGTGACCAGTTCATCAGGTGTCAGTACTCTTGGTGTCTATTTCACATTATACTGTTCGCTTTATTTGGGAATCGATTTATTTGCCATAAGCTTTGGAACCGATTTTGGAGGCCCTTGGACTGAGACTTGGGATATCTCAGGGTCATGGGGTTCACCTGACTATGGCAGTAATGCCGCAGATCTAACTGATACTGATGGGGACGGGCTTCCAGATGACTTTGAAAACAGAATGAATACAATCTATGGTGGAACCTATTTGAATCCATCTTCCAGTGATACCGATGGCGATGGTCTCAATGATAAGCTAGAACTTGAAATCAATACCTTTCCTAATGATGTTGATAGCGATGATGATGGATTGAATGACTACGCTGAGAAGTATACGTGGCTAACCAATCCATTGCTAAACGACACTGAATGGGACAATGTTACTGACTATGATGAGTGTATCATCTATAACACAAATCCTCTGCTTGTTGATACCGATGCAGATGGGTTACATGATTGGTATGAAATCAATACAGTATATGACATATCCAATGTGCAGAACACGTACGGTTTTGTTGATGGTGTTGAGATAGGTGGCGCTACCTATAATGATCGAACTGATCCTCTCTCCCCGGATACTGACAATGACGGACTACTTGACGGCGATGAGTGGAAAAACGGAGTTCAATATGCTAATCAGTCACTGATTGATGCGTTTTCGTATGTTAAGATGAACTGGACGCATCCGTTGGATAAAGATACCGATGACGATTCTGTGGTATGGGAATGGAAAGACAGCGATTGGAAACCACAACATGACAACTTCTTATGGGATTGGAATGACGGAAAAGAGGTACACGGCGAGTACTTCACCCTTGAAGATGAAGAGGGATATCCCGAGGTTCAACTGGTAAAGACCAATCCGTGCCATCCCGATACCGATAATGACACCTACGGCATTACTGTGTTCAATACTGATACTGCTGAGCTTACTCAGGTTCCCCCCTCAGATCCTACGGACGGCGACACAGATCACGATGGACTGATTGATGGCAGGGAGAAAATTGCAGCTGGCTATTCCGGCACTTTCTACGCTGATCCAGATACTGATGATGACCACCTCCCTGACTACGAAGATGTTATTCTTCCGACGGACCAACGAGACCCAGATACTGATGATGATCTGGTTCTTGATGGTGATGAGTACTACACATATGGAACCGATCCTTGCAATAATGATACTGACTTAGATGGCCTTACAGACGGTGAAGAACTGTTCTTCTTCTATTCCAATCCCAATGTCAGAGATTCGGATTTTGATGGCGTGGATGATGGCGAAGAGATACTCCTCTATCTAACAGATCCGCTAGTAAATGACACTGACGGAGACGGATTAGCAGACGGTTACGAAATTCTGGTTTCAAAAACTGATCCAAGGGTTTTCGACACGGATGAAGATGGGCTTGGTGACGGGGCCGAACTGAACGTCTGGAATACAAATCCGCTCGATTGGGACACAGATGGCGACTCGATGACTCAGCTCACAGAACACGGTAATATGACCTTCCCATGGGGAGACGGAGCTGAGGTAGAATATGGGACGGATCCGACTGAGATTGATAGTGACTCTGATGGTCTATCAGATGCACAGGAGCTTTACATAGCGGATGGGGGGCCAACCTTCAACGCCATTCCTCTTGATCCGTTGGATAACGATACAGACAATGACAATCTCGAAGATGGTAAGGAGCTCATTGTTGAAAATGTCACACTCATCACGTATCCATATGTTGGTCTTCAGATGCGCTTGCGATGGGGCTCTTGTCCGGTTCTGAATGATACTGATGATGACGGTTTGCGAGATGACCTTGAAGTTGAATATTCGTGTGACCCCGCGGACAAAGATACCGACAACGACATGATTACTGACTATGCTGAGATATTCCTCACGAATACAAACCCTCTAACAAATGATACCGATGGTGACGAAATTCCAGACAATGTTGAAGCAAAGAATGTCACTACACTTAGTGCCACAATGCTTGCTAGCGAAGCAAAGAATAGCTTCATAATTGCAAATCAAGAGTTCTGGCCGCTATTCCCAACATCTGCCACGGATAGTGATAGTGATGATGATCTTCTGCCTGATGGCATCGAGTATCTATACAATACGAATCCGCTGGATAATGATACGAATGAAAACGGAATTCTTGACGGATACGAATATGATGCAGATGAAGACGGCCTTTCAGATGGCGAGGAATTCTATATTGCAGAAACCTGGAATGGACCTCTTCCCATAAGGAATGGCTCCTGGTATGCAGATCCCGGAGGCTTCATGAATCCTGATTCCGATGGTGACGGCTTGAACGATGGTGACGAAGTACATACCCATGGTACCGATCCCACTTCATCGGATTCTGACGGGGACGGAATGTCCGATTACGAGGAGGTACAACTTGGAGAGAATCCAGTTGTTCCTGTTACTCAGGGGCTCTCAAAATGGGTGCTTCTAGGCATCGGCATTGCTGGTGGATTTGCCGTGGGAATAATTGCTGAAACATCAGTTATTCTGTTGCGGCGGAGGCGGGAGAAGAAATCTGGGAAATCCAAAAAGAAATCGAAAAAGAAGAAGTCTTCCAAAGGAGGTGGAAAGAAGTGAAATCAATAACAACAAAGCTATTTGTGCTTGGTATTGTCGTACTGATGTTTGTATCTACAATTCCATTTGATACACCCCTTTCCCAATCTGAATCAGATGGTAATTATCCTGAAGCCCCGATTCTACCTGATATGGCACCCGATGTCCCTCCACCGGGACAAATGAATCTTACAAATGATTACCAGAAAATATGGGAACCAAATGCGATTCGGGGATCCACTCATGGTGTAGCCGCTACACCTAGCAAGAACCTAGTTGCAGTTGCCGGTGGCTGGCTTTCAGACAAGGAGGTTCATGTCTACCGTTGGAGCTCAGTAAGAAATGAGTATTACCATGTGTGGGATAGTGGAGATGGTGTAATCCAAGATGATGTTCTTTCTGTAGCTATTGATGATGCTGACAATAACGGTAGGTACGAGATTGTGGCCGGATGTGCAGACGGAAGAATCTACGTTTTCGAGCAAATTGGTGTGGAAGAGGGCATCTATTACTTCGATTTTGCTGATAACAAGTTCGAGCTTGTTTGGGACAGTGGAAACATAATCGATAAACAAGTCTGGTCCGTGACAACTGGAGATTTGAATAACGATGGTTTCACGGAGATTATTGCTGGGGCTTGGGACTCCCGTGTTTACGTGTTCAAACTCCACATGTCATCAGATTATCCTCAATGTCCTGAGCACTACATGGAATTTGAGCTCGTGTGGCACAGTGGAGACTGGATAGACAGTCGGGTTTATGATGTTGAGATGGGCGATACCGATCGCGATTTCCGAGAAGAAATCATAGCTTCCAGTCACAATGGAAAAGTGTACATATTCGAGCACATTCCATGCTGGCCCTATAACTTCGATTACGCTTGGGATAGCGGAAACACCATGTACAATCCTGTTAGGTCCATTGCCGTAAGCAATGATCTGGACTCCGATCAATATGGCGAAATCGTTGCTACTAGCTATGGGCTCGGTGTGTTTCTATTCAACTATGATTCTACGCTCCAAGATTACTCGAGCATGAAACTGAATCGCCCGATTTCCACTTGGGAAAAGGGCTCTCTCCCAACAACAGGAAAATATCTGGGGGCGGAAGCTGACGAGTATATTGACAAGAAAGTATGGGGCTGGGAAGAACATGGAATCTATGAACCTGCTGATATTCCCTATCCGTGGAGCTCAGAGCACATTGGTGGTGCTTCTGCTATAGGTGGTCCCCTAGATGGTAATTTCACTACTTTTGATGCTACAGAGAGCTATGTCTACCTTGATTCATGGGACTTCGTTCAGGGAAATGAAACTGGAGAATTCATGGCTCCCTATGATATGGAGTTTGACCAAGACTATAATGCATATGTTATCGATCCCGTGAACCAGCGTGTGACAAAATTGTCCCCAGAAGGCATAATACTGAATTCTTGGGGCGAACATGGGAATGAATCTGGACAGTTCTACATGCCATATGGCCTCTGCGTTGATAGCTTTGGAAATGTGTACGTAGCTGACACCCTAAACAACAGAGTTCAGAAGTTCTCATCTGATGGCGTATTCCTGAATCAATGGGGTGAACAAGGTGCCGAGCTCGGGCAGTTCAGTATGCCAGTCGATGTTGATGTTGGACCCGAAAACTCCCTTTTTGTTCTCGATGCCAACAATAGTCGAATACAGAAAATCAATCAAGAGAACGGGTCAGTCATTACGACTTGGGGAGTAAACGGTTCAGCGGCGGGCGAATTCTATCAGCCTTTTGGTATTCGAATAAGTTCGGAAGGTATTGTGTATGTCGCTGATACTGGCAACAATAGAATCCAGGTTTTTGACCTTGAAGGCTCATTTTTGTTCGAGTGGGGCCAATTAGGTACCGGGCCTGGAGACTTCGACCAGCCTAGCAGTCTGGCAATCGATGATCACGGTCAAGTTTACGTAACCGATCATGTCAATGATCGAATTCAGAAGTTCCGTTCCGATGGTGGATTTATAGCTGAATGGGGGACTGAAGGATCCGCTGCAGGTGAATTCCAAGGACCGAAGGGAATCGATATCGCTCAAGACAAATCTATCTGTATTATTGATTCAGGAAACACAAGAATGCAGAGATTTGGTCTCCCCAGCTATGAATTCGTTGCTTCATTTGGAAGTCAAGGAAATGAAACTGGACAGTTCGATACTGTCTTTGCAATTGATTTTGATGCTGAAGGCAATATGTACGTATCCGACAGCTACAACTATCGGATTCAGAAATTTGGCCCAGATGGCAGTTTCATTACTTCTTGGCCAGTTCCAGATGCTGGTGGTGAAGGTACAGCTGTTCCACATGGCATTGCTGTTCATCCTGCCGGGGAAATCTATGTGGTTGACAGATATGGTAACAGAGTAATCATCTTCGATGGTGATGGAACAGTATTGGATTCTTTTGGTGATGGTGGAAGCGATCCCGGATACTTCGACGACCCCATTGATATTGAGATTGATGTGGAAGGCTCAATCTACGTAAGTGACCTCTATAATGACAGGATACAAGTATTTGATAGCGATGGAGCCTTCCAGCGAATTATCGGTTCTCCAGGAAGCACTATAGGAGAGCTGGATAACCCATATGGTTTAGATATTGGCCCTGATGGGCACCTGTATGTTGGCGAAGTTGCGAACAATAGAGCTCAGGAATTCTTCCTCAATGGAACTCCTGTGACAATATGGGACAGTTCTGGAGCTAACGTTCACGATGTGTTGATGTCTTATGATGGTTCTCTGTATACGACTGATGCCATGAATGGAAGAATTTATCGATATGCGCCTGGCGGCACTCAAATAAGCGTAACCGAAGGCAAGGTTGGCGATTTCCTAAGTAATGCCGACCTAGGATTACCTCACACTCTCAAGATGGATGCCGATGGAGATATCCATGTTGCTAGCTTGCTTATCTCTCAGATAATCGAGATTCGTCCCGAATATGATTTGCGAGATTCGGCCACAGCGGTAGCAGATTTCGGTGAGTACGAAGCCCTAACCGGAGATGGTACCGAAAACTCCGATTTGTATCTATACTTCCAAGGTTCGGATGTGGAACTCGATAACATTCAGCTGAAATTGTCGCCTGAAGGCAAGAATTTCACCCCAATCAAATCAGAGAACTTGGCGAAGACATTCTTCTTTGGTTACTCCGTTGTAAGAGCTGACATCGATCCTCTTCTAAGGGATATGAAGTGGCGGGAGATTCGTTATGTCGATATATCTGTTTTCGGCGGGGCAACCTATGAACTGGATGGTGGGGCTGGAACTGTAGCTCGCCCTATCGATTCCGCTCTTGTCGTGACTACTGGCCATATTGATCAAACCGTATCTGGTGATGATACTGAGGAGATTATTATCGGAACTGCCAGTGGTGCCGTGATGGCGTATAACGGAGAAACTGGAGCACAAATCTGGGAAAGCCATACGAATACTCCACGTTTCTCATTTGGAACTGGTGTCTGGGATATAGTCGAACTAAATGAACAAGGTCGGATGCCTACTTTCGTCTTTGATGAAACGGTGATATCAGAT is from Candidatus Lokiarchaeota archaeon and encodes:
- a CDS encoding DUF340 domain-containing protein is translated as MNILLVLACLILGFALGYSGKLPQVIYNATSKITTGGLVLLLAAMGTQVGANNTVMSSLGTIGISALVIAIFTIALSLVFVKAFASVVSFEMSESNDRLEDAGDERSTTLLVLASVLVGILVGFFLVPDSLLGYVSLVTTYALAFLLFGFGMDIGRKKDVLQNTQSRLL
- a CDS encoding 4Fe-4S dicluster domain-containing protein, whose protein sequence is MKGRRGRRSGRRRNRRPRRLSRIGVQRAAYPSRTVVQTRTDSTQIQEPTVDTSKCVGCGICAENCPTGAISIVNGKAQIDYSKCENCGVCIKVCSQNAIS
- a CDS encoding ZIP family metal transporter; protein product: MLELALLISMAAGLATGIGALPIIAKRKPSRKNLDFWVGFAAGVMLAVVMLSLLVPALEMAGVWIVSGSFAMGALVLFLADHTIPHVHDSRHEGIETTRSGAWLPAIAMAIHNFPEGLAVGVAFGSGDVATGFAIALAIGLHNIPEGMAICAPLTIECESRSKPFIYSILAGLAEPVGAVIGVILVSSIAGLIPFGLGFAAGAMIYVVSDEMVPESHSAGHESTATTGLIIGFILMMIMESMFA